A single window of Oreochromis aureus strain Israel breed Guangdong linkage group 5, ZZ_aureus, whole genome shotgun sequence DNA harbors:
- the ctsa gene encoding lysosomal protective protein, translating to MQLLLLSCYFLSAWLGAEAAPAADEITYLPGLQKQPSFKQYSGYLSVADGKHLHYWFVESQNKPSSDPLVLWLNGGPGCSSLDGLLTEHGPFLIQSDGATLDYNPYAWNKIANMLYLESPAGVGFSYSDDQKYATNDTEVSMNNYLALKEFFRLFPEYSKNELFLTGESYGGIYIPTLAERVMEDASLNLQGIAVGNGMSSYEMNDNSLVYFAYYHGLLGSHLWAELQTYCCSDGKCNFYDNPNQNCMDSVGEVQTIVYSSGLNIYNLYASCPGGVPQRLSVERGQLVIRDLGNSFIHHQWNRLWTQKVKSLVALLPSVRLDPPCTNSTPSNLYLNNQLVRKALHISPKALDWVICSSEVNLNYDRLYMDVRKQYLKLLGALKYRILVYNGDVDMACNFMGDEWFVESLQQQVQVQRRPWIYEDVDGQQVGGFVKEFDNIVFLTVKGSGHMVPTDKPAAAFTMFTRFIKKLPY from the exons atgcagctgctgctgttgtcgTGTTACTTCCTGTCCGCGTGGCTCGGCGCAGAAGCGGCCCCAGCGGCCGACGAGATCACGTACCTGCCGGGTCTGCAGAAACAGCCAAGCTTCAAGCAGTACTCTGGATACCTGAGTGTGGCTGACGGCAAACACCTGCACTACTG GTTCGTTGAGTCGCAGAACAAACCGTCCTCGGACCCACTGGTGCTGTGGCTGAATGGCGGCCCCGGCTGTAGCTCGCTGGACGGACTGCTGACCGAACATGGACCCTTCCTG ATCCAGAGCGACGGTGCAACGCTGGACTACAACCCGTACGCCTGGAACAAG ATTGCCAACATGTTGTACCTGGAGTCCCCAGCAGGAGTCGGCTTCTCGTATTCGGACGATCAGAAATACGCCACCAATGACACCGAG gTGTCGATGAACAACTACCTGGCCCTGAAGGAGTTCTTCCGCCTGTTTCCAGAGTACAGCAAGAATGAGCTCTTCCTGACCGGAGAGAGCTATGGAGGAATCTACATCCCAACGCTCGCTGAGAGGGTGATGGAGGACGCCAGCCTCAACCTGCAG GGCATCGCCGTGGGGAATGGGATGTCGAGCTACGAGATGAACGACAACTCTCTGGTGTACTTCGCCTACTACCACGGCCTGCTTGGCAGCCACCTGTGGGCGGAGCTTCAGACCTACTGCTGCAGTGATGGGAAATGCAACTTCTATGACAACCCGAACCAGAACTGCATGGACAGC gtgggggaggtTCAGACCATCGTCTACAGTTCAGGTTTGAACATATACAACCTGTACGCTTCCTGTCCAGGTGGAGTCCCGCAGAGACTCAG TGTCGAGCGGGGCCAGCTGGTGATCCGAGATCTGGGAAACTCGTTCATTCACCATCAGTGGAACCGGCTGTGGACGCAG AAAGTCAAAAGTCTGGTGGCGCTGCTCCCGTCTGTCCGCCTGGACCCCCCCTGCACCAACTCCACCCCTTCCAACCTATACCTGAACAACCAGCTGGTCAGAAAAGCCCTCCACATCAGCCCCAAAGCTCTGGACTGGGTCATCTGCAG CTCTGAGGTGAACCTGAACTACGATCGGCTCTACATGGATGTCAGGAAACAGTACCTGAAGCTGCTTGGCGCTCTA AAGTACCGCATCCTCGTGTATAATGGCGACGTGGACATGGCGTGCAACTTCATGGGGGACGAGTGGTTTGTGgagtctctgcagcagcag GTGCAAGTCCAGAGGCGTCCGTGGATCTACGAAGATGTGGACGGTCAGCAAGTCGGCGGCTTCGTCAAAGAGTTTGATAACATTGTCTTCCTCACTGTGAAG GGTTCAGGTCACATGGTTCCAACAGACAAGCCAGCTGCTGCCTTCACCATGTTCACCAGATTCATCAAGAAGCTGCCCTACTGA